The window TATTGGTGTGATATTGCTGCTAGCCTGGTTGCTGAAACGCATGCAAGGTCCGGTATTCGGCCAACAAAAAGGCTTAAAAATAGTCAGCCAGTTACCAGTAGGAACCAAAGAGCGAATTGCGGTTATTCAGGTCGGTGAAGAGCAGATCTTAATTGGCATCACTAGCCACTCTATCCAGACGCTTACTAAACTCGAGAAGCCTCTCAATGAGGACGAGTTAGCAAGTAATGCGTTTGCTAATCAATTTAGTCAGCTGATAAAGAAAAATGACAAACGGTAACCCAATTCGTCTCATCTTGAGCAGCTTAATCTTGCTGGCAGGTATATTTTTTTCTTCGCTTTCGTTTGCTCAGGTGGAGGCGTCTCCTCTGCCAGCTAACTTGGCGGAAGGAAGCAGCGTAACCGTTCAGGCTATGCAGAGTGACACAGGCGCCAGCCGTGCGATGTCGGTTACCAATAGCGGTGGAATCCCAGCGTTTACCATGACCACCAACCCTGATGGTAGCGAAGATTATTCAGTTACGCTGCAAATTCTCGCCTTAATGACGATGCTTGGCTTCTTGCCAGCGATGGTGATTTTGATGACGTCATTTACACGAATTGTCGTGGTGATGTCGATTCTTCGTCAGGCGATGGGTCTACAACAAACGCCTTCCAATCAGGTGATCATTGGTATTGCACTTTTCCTTACCTTCTTTGTCATGTCACCGGTTCTCAATGAAATTAATGACAACGCCATCCAGCCTTATTTGAACGAGCAAGTGACCGCCAGAGAAGCGTTTGATGCCGCCCAGGTGCCAATGAAAGCCTTTATGCTCAAACAGACTCGAATCAAGGACTTGGAAACCTTCGTCAATATGTCGGGCGAGCAAGTGACAAATCCAGAAGACGTATCCATGGCGGTATTGATTCCGGCATTTATCACTTCTGAGTTGAAAACTGCCTTTCAAATTGGCTTTATGCTGTTCTTGCCGTTTTTGATCATCGATCTAGTGGTTGCATCGGTATTGATGGCGATGGGTATGATGATGTTGTCACCGATGATTGTCTCCTTGCCGTTCAAACTAATGCTGTTCGTTCTGGTCGATGGCTGGAATTTGATATTGTCGACGCTCGCGGGTAGTTTTGCCCTTTAGATTGGCGTAGGTTAGAGGATAAGACATGACTCCAGAAATGTTTGTCGAGCTGTTCCGTGAAGCGCTGTGGATGGTGCTGATCATGGTCTGCGCCATCATCATTCCAAGCTTGCTTATTGGCCTTGTCGTGGCCATTTTTCAGGCGGCTACATCAATTAACGAACAGACCTTAAGCTTTTTACCGCGTTTGATCATCACGTTACTTACTCTGATGCTATTTGGTCACTGGATGACACAAATGTTGATGGAGTACTTCTTCGGTTTGATTGAGCGCCTGCCTCAAGTGCTGTACTAGGGACGCGCATGGAATACCCCTCTGGTATCATTTTAGAGTGGATCGCCAATTACTTTTGGCCGTATGTTCGCATCTCTTCCATGTTGATGGTGATGACAGTCACTGGTGCCCGTTTTGTGTCACCTCGAATTCGACTTTATCTGGGGCTCGCAATCACGTTTGCGGTCATGCCCGCGATACCCACCGTTCCGCAAGATATTGAGTTGGTCTCATTTCGCGGTTTTATGACCATTGCCGAGCAAATGATCATCGGTATTGCTATGGGGATGGTAACTCAATTTATGATCCAGACCTTTGTCTTGTTAGGACAAATTTTAGGGATGCAATCCAGTTTGGGTTTTGCCTCTATGGTTGACCCGGCTAACGGACAAAGTACGCCGCTGCTCGGGCAATTGTTCATGTTCTTAACCACCATGTTCTTTCTTGCCACGGACGGGCATCTAAAAATGTTGCAGCTGGTGGTCTTCAGCTTTAAAACGCTACCTATTGGCTCAGGCACCTTAACCGCGGTAGATTTTCGTGAGTTGGCGGGCTGGCTGGGAATCATGTTCAAAACGGCATTGAGTATGTCGCTATCAGGCATTATTGCTTTGTTGACCATCAACTTATCGTTCGGTGTTATGACGCGTGCAGCGCCGCAGTTAAACATCTTTTCACTCGGCTTTGCGTTCGCCTTGATGGTCGGTTTGTTAATTTGTTGGTACATCTTGGCTGGCCTATACAGTCATTACGAGTTGTACTGGGCAGTGGGTGAGGAGCAGATTTGTCGCCTCATTCGCTTGGAGTGCTAGTTTGGCAGAATCAGACGGTCAGGAACGCACCGAAGAAGCCACGCCCCGACGGTTACAACAAGCCAGAGAAAAGGGGCAGGTTGCTCGCTCTAAAGAGCTCGCGTCAGCGTCGGTACTGATAGTCGGTGCCATCTCGCTGATGTGGTTTGGAGAAGCATTAGCACGTGCATTATTTTCCATAATGAGTCGCCTATTTAACCTGACCCGTGATGAAATTTTTGATACCGCAAAATTGTTTGATATCGCGTTAGGCGCAATGACGGAATTGCTTTTCCCGCTCTTTCTTATTTTGGCCACCTTGTTTGTCGCAGCGATGATAGGTGCTGCGGGTGTTGGAGGTATCAGTTTTTCTGCGCAGGCGGCAATGCCTAAGCTGTCGAAAATGAATCCGCTTAGTGGCCTTAAACGCATGGTTGGCATGCAAAGTTGGGTTGAGCTGATCAAATCGATCTTAAAAGTCGTATTGGTCACCGGATTCGCTATCTATTTGATTCAGGCTTCTCAAGCAGATTTGATTCAATTGAGTATGGATGTGTATCCGCAAAACATTTTTCATGCCCTTGATATCTTGCTCAACTTTATCTTATTGATCAGTTGTTCATTGTTGATTGTGGTTGCCATCGACATTCCTTTTCAGATTTGGCAACACTCCGATCAGTTGAAAATGACCAAGCAAGAGGTCAAAGATGAATACAAAGAGACGGAAGGGAAGCCCGAGGTAAAAGGACGAATCCGTATGTTGCAGCGAGAGGCTGCACAACGTCGTATGATGGCCGATGTACCACAAGCTGACGTTATTATCACCAACCCGGAACACTTTTCAGTTGCCTTGCGCTATAAGCAGAAAACAGACCGAGCCCCTGTCGTGATTGCCAAAGGCACTGACCATATGGCGATGAAAATCCGTGAAGTGGCTCGTGAACATGACATTACCATTGTCCCTGCACCACCATTAGCCCGAGCGCTTTACCACAGTACTGAGCTGGAGCAGGAAATTCCGGATGGTCTGTTTACTGCTGTAGCGCAGGTACTCGCATTTGTTTTCCAATTAAAGCAGTACCGCAAACGTGGTGGCCAGCGACCTAAGCTTCAGGACTATGATTTGCCTATTCCACCGGAACATCGCCACTAGACTTAGTCTCGTGTCAAATAAAAGTCCGTTCATTCAACGATTTGTGACCTGCTGAGCGTTTAGTCATTATTTTGGCGTAAATCATGGTACGCAGATTGCTAAGAACGAGTTAACTATCAACAATACCTAAGCTTTTAGGCCAAAGTCGTCGCGGATAATATTGTTACTTACGCGATGCTTTAACTCGATTGAGATACCTTGCAGTATGAAGTTAAGCCTGCCATTTGCAGATAAATTGCCACGAATTCCTCAGCGTGAAATACCCGCTATTGGTGCACCTGTTATGGTTTTGGCCACCCTTGCAATGGTGGTGTTGCCAATCCCAGCCTTTTTGCTGGATATGTTTTTCACCTTCAATATCGCGCTATCCATGGTGGTGTTGTTAGTCACGGTTTACACCCGGCGTCCGCTCGACTTTGCTGCATTTCCTACCGTATTACTTATCGCAACGCTGCTGCGTCTGGCACTGAACGTCGCTTCGACGCGCGTCGTCTTGCTACATGGTCATGAAGGCGGCGATGCTGCAGGTAATGTTATCGAGGCCTTTGGTAACGTGGTGATTGGTGGTAACTACGCCGTTGGTTTGGTAGTGTTCCTCATCTTGATGATCATTAACTTTATGGTGGTTACTAAAGGTGCGGGTCGTATTTCGGAGGTAAGCGCTCGCTTTACTTTGGATGCATTGCCGGGCAAGCAGATGGCGATCGATGCTGATTTAAATGCGGGGTTAATCGATCAGGAACAAGCGCGCGTACGTCGTTTTGAAGTCACTAAAGAGGCGGATTTTTACGGCTCAATGGATGGTGCATCTAAGTTTGTTAAAGGGGATGCGATTGCCGGTATCCTGATTCTGTTTATCAATATTATCGGTGGTCTTTCTATCGGTATGGCGCAATATGGCTTAGGTTTCGGTGACGCAATTGAAATTTATACCTTGCTGACCATTGGTGATGGCCTGGTAGCACAGATCCCGTCACTATTGTTGTCTATCGCTGCTGCGATGATGGTGACGCGTCAAAACACGGATGAAGACATGGGTGAACAGTTGGTCTTCCAAATGTTCGACAACCCGAAAGCGCTTATGATCACCGCCGCTATTCTCGGTGTGATGGGTATTGTCCCGGGCATGCCACACTTTGCATTTTTATCGTTAGCTGTTGTGGCCGGAACGGCCGCTTACTTTATCGATAAGCGTCAAAAACAGAAAGCCAAAGAGCCGGCTCTCCCTGCGACAGCAGACGAGGGCAATGAGCCGTCTTCATTGCGTGAGTTATCATGGGATGACGTACAACCCGTCGATATTATTGGATTGGAAGTGGGTTACCGATTGATTCCGCTCGTTGACCGTGACCAAGGCGGTGAACTGCTGGAGCGCGTCAAAGGTGTACGCAAAAAGTTGTCCCAGGACTTCGGCTTTTTAATCCCCGCCGTTCATATACGAGACAACCTAGAACTGACGCCAAATAGCTACCGCATCACCTTAATGGGCGTCGCTGTAGGGGAGGCAGAAATTCGTCCGGATCAAGAGCTCGCGATTAACCCGGGGCAGGTTTACGGCATGATTGATGGGGAACCAACCATCGATCCGGCATTTGGCCTTGAAGCCGTATGGATCCGTGAGGAGCAGCGAGAGCATGCTCAGGCATTGGGCTACACGGTAGTGGATTCATCCACGGTTTTGGCAACGCACCTCAGTCAGCAGCTGACCAACAATGCCTCGCAATTGATTGGCCACGAAGAAGTTCAGAACCTGCTGGAAATGCTGGGTCGAAGTGCGCCTAAGTTGGTAGAGAACTTTGTACCCGATCAGCTACCTTTGGGAGTGGTGGTGAAAGTTCTGCAAAACTTGCTTAATGAAGCGATTCCAATTCGAGATATCCGTACTATCGTGCAAACCTTGGCGGAGTACTCAAGTAAGAGTCAAGAACCTGACATTTTAACCGCGGCTGCCCGTATCAGCCTCAAACGTTTAATTGTTCAGGAAATCAATGGGATAGAGCCAGAGTTGCCTGTTATTACTCTGATTCCTGAGCTGGAACAGATATTGCATCAAACAATGCAGGCGTCAGGCGGCGAATCTGCAGGTATCGAACCTGGGCTTGCCGAACGACTGCAATCTTCACTGAGCCAGGCAACGCAAGAACAAGAATTGAAAGGTGAACCTGCTGTACTGTTAACTTCAGGCGTTCTGCGCTCCACACTGGCTAAGTTTGTGAAGAACACAATCCCTAATCTCCGGGTACTCTCCTATCAGGAAATACCGGACGAAAAACAGATCAGAATTGTGCAAGCCGTGGGCAACTGATTCTCACGCCTTTTTAATGGATTGATAGTTTGAAAATAAAGCGATTTTTTGCCAAAGACATGCGAACAGCACTACTCCAAGTAAAAGAGGAACTGGGTGCGGAAGCGGTAATCATGTCGAATAAGAAAGTGGCTGGCGGGGTAGCTATCGTGGCAGCCATCGATAGTGAAGCAAACTCGTCTTCACCAAACGCTTCTGCGCAACTAAATCGAGGTACCTCTCTACCGAATCGCTACAACGAACATCGTCAAATGTCATCGTCAACGGCAGAACGTTTTCAGGAGCGCAGCTTAGAAGAAGATAAAATCAGCCTGCATAGTAGTAAAACGGATTCTCACGAAAAGCCAGGCTCAATGACGCAGCGTTTTGCGAGCATGCTCAAGCATTACAGTGGTGGTGCAGATGACACAGATGAGTATGTTGCCGAAAATGAAGATTCGTTGTCGGCACTGCTAAAACGCCAAAACAAGCAACGTGATGAATACAGCCAAGAGAGGCCTGTGCCTTATC is drawn from uncultured Vibrio sp. and contains these coding sequences:
- the flhA gene encoding flagellar biosynthesis protein FlhA, with protein sequence MKLSLPFADKLPRIPQREIPAIGAPVMVLATLAMVVLPIPAFLLDMFFTFNIALSMVVLLVTVYTRRPLDFAAFPTVLLIATLLRLALNVASTRVVLLHGHEGGDAAGNVIEAFGNVVIGGNYAVGLVVFLILMIINFMVVTKGAGRISEVSARFTLDALPGKQMAIDADLNAGLIDQEQARVRRFEVTKEADFYGSMDGASKFVKGDAIAGILILFINIIGGLSIGMAQYGLGFGDAIEIYTLLTIGDGLVAQIPSLLLSIAAAMMVTRQNTDEDMGEQLVFQMFDNPKALMITAAILGVMGIVPGMPHFAFLSLAVVAGTAAYFIDKRQKQKAKEPALPATADEGNEPSSLRELSWDDVQPVDIIGLEVGYRLIPLVDRDQGGELLERVKGVRKKLSQDFGFLIPAVHIRDNLELTPNSYRITLMGVAVGEAEIRPDQELAINPGQVYGMIDGEPTIDPAFGLEAVWIREEQREHAQALGYTVVDSSTVLATHLSQQLTNNASQLIGHEEVQNLLEMLGRSAPKLVENFVPDQLPLGVVVKVLQNLLNEAIPIRDIRTIVQTLAEYSSKSQEPDILTAAARISLKRLIVQEINGIEPELPVITLIPELEQILHQTMQASGGESAGIEPGLAERLQSSLSQATQEQELKGEPAVLLTSGVLRSTLAKFVKNTIPNLRVLSYQEIPDEKQIRIVQAVGN
- the fliO gene encoding flagellar biosynthetic protein FliO, with the protein product MIRSSKRCKQIAGMLSVTLSVPVAFASPSMSAPSNFDLLTTLGSLVLVIGVILLLAWLLKRMQGPVFGQQKGLKIVSQLPVGTKERIAVIQVGEEQILIGITSHSIQTLTKLEKPLNEDELASNAFANQFSQLIKKNDKR
- the fliP gene encoding flagellar type III secretion system pore protein FliP (The bacterial flagellar biogenesis protein FliP forms a type III secretion system (T3SS)-type pore required for flagellar assembly.), whose translation is MTNGNPIRLILSSLILLAGIFFSSLSFAQVEASPLPANLAEGSSVTVQAMQSDTGASRAMSVTNSGGIPAFTMTTNPDGSEDYSVTLQILALMTMLGFLPAMVILMTSFTRIVVVMSILRQAMGLQQTPSNQVIIGIALFLTFFVMSPVLNEINDNAIQPYLNEQVTAREAFDAAQVPMKAFMLKQTRIKDLETFVNMSGEQVTNPEDVSMAVLIPAFITSELKTAFQIGFMLFLPFLIIDLVVASVLMAMGMMMLSPMIVSLPFKLMLFVLVDGWNLILSTLAGSFAL
- the fliR gene encoding flagellar biosynthetic protein FliR, whose protein sequence is MEYPSGIILEWIANYFWPYVRISSMLMVMTVTGARFVSPRIRLYLGLAITFAVMPAIPTVPQDIELVSFRGFMTIAEQMIIGIAMGMVTQFMIQTFVLLGQILGMQSSLGFASMVDPANGQSTPLLGQLFMFLTTMFFLATDGHLKMLQLVVFSFKTLPIGSGTLTAVDFRELAGWLGIMFKTALSMSLSGIIALLTINLSFGVMTRAAPQLNIFSLGFAFALMVGLLICWYILAGLYSHYELYWAVGEEQICRLIRLEC
- the fliQ gene encoding flagellar biosynthesis protein FliQ, translating into MTPEMFVELFREALWMVLIMVCAIIIPSLLIGLVVAIFQAATSINEQTLSFLPRLIITLLTLMLFGHWMTQMLMEYFFGLIERLPQVLY
- the flhB gene encoding flagellar biosynthesis protein FlhB: MAESDGQERTEEATPRRLQQAREKGQVARSKELASASVLIVGAISLMWFGEALARALFSIMSRLFNLTRDEIFDTAKLFDIALGAMTELLFPLFLILATLFVAAMIGAAGVGGISFSAQAAMPKLSKMNPLSGLKRMVGMQSWVELIKSILKVVLVTGFAIYLIQASQADLIQLSMDVYPQNIFHALDILLNFILLISCSLLIVVAIDIPFQIWQHSDQLKMTKQEVKDEYKETEGKPEVKGRIRMLQREAAQRRMMADVPQADVIITNPEHFSVALRYKQKTDRAPVVIAKGTDHMAMKIREVAREHDITIVPAPPLARALYHSTELEQEIPDGLFTAVAQVLAFVFQLKQYRKRGGQRPKLQDYDLPIPPEHRH